One window of the Kiloniellales bacterium genome contains the following:
- the rpsK gene encoding 30S ribosomal protein S11 produces MAKPQTRLRRRERKNITSGIAHVSATFNNTKITITDVQGNAISWSTSGSQGFKGSRKSTPYAAQIAAEDAGRKAMEHGVKTLEVNVKGPGSGRESALRALQAVGFTITAIRDVTPIPHNGCRPPKRRRV; encoded by the coding sequence ATGGCCAAGCCACAGACCCGCTTGCGGCGCCGGGAACGCAAGAACATCACCTCGGGGATCGCGCACGTCAGCGCGACCTTCAACAACACCAAGATCACCATCACCGACGTCCAGGGCAACGCGATCTCCTGGTCGACCTCCGGCAGCCAGGGCTTCAAGGGCTCGCGCAAGTCGACCCCCTACGCTGCCCAGATCGCGGCCGAGGACGCGGGCCGCAAGGCCATGGAGCACGGCGTCAAGACCCTCGAGGTCAACGTCAAGGGCCCGGGGTCGGGCCGCGAATCAGCGCTCCGGGCGTTGCAGGCCGTGGGTTTCACGATCACGGCGATCCGGGACGTGACGCCGATCCCGCACAACGGATGCCGGCCGCCGAAGCGGCGGCGGGTCTAG
- the rpsM gene encoding 30S ribosomal protein S13, with protein MARIAGVNIPTQKRVEIALTYIHGIGRTKSKAICAAVGIPAERRVNELTDDEVVRIRESIDRDYVVEGDLRRDVAMNIKRLMDLGCYRGLRHRKGLPVRGQRTHTNARTRKGPARPIAGKKK; from the coding sequence GTGGCACGTATCGCTGGCGTCAATATACCAACGCAGAAGCGGGTCGAGATAGCCCTGACCTATATCCACGGCATCGGACGGACCAAGTCCAAGGCGATCTGTGCGGCCGTCGGTATCCCGGCCGAACGGCGGGTCAACGAGCTGACCGACGACGAAGTCGTGCGGATCCGCGAGTCGATCGACCGCGACTACGTGGTCGAAGGCGACCTGCGCCGCGACGTCGCGATGAACATTAAGCGGCTCATGGACCTCGGCTGCTATCGCGGCCTGAGGCACCGCAAGGGCCTGCCGGTCCGCGGCCAGCGGACCCACACCAACGCCAGGACCCGCAAGGGCCCGGCGCGCCCGATCGCCGGCAAGAAGAAGTAA
- a CDS encoding adenylate kinase translates to MNIVLFGPPGAGKGTQAKRIETRYSLIQLSTGDMLRAAVAADSALGREAKAIMEAGQLVPDELMIKMIGERIDQPDCAKGFILDGFPRTLEQARALDRLLEEKGLKLDRVVEMKADEDELVHRIAGRFTCASCGAGYHDSFQKPAKEGVCDACGGTKFTRRADDNEETVRKRLVAYRAQTEPILPYYADQGILAQIDGMAEIDEVTRQIEAILDR, encoded by the coding sequence ATGAATATCGTTCTCTTTGGCCCGCCGGGCGCCGGCAAAGGCACCCAGGCGAAGCGTATCGAGACCCGCTACAGCCTGATCCAGCTCTCGACCGGCGATATGCTGCGGGCGGCCGTTGCCGCCGACAGCGCCCTCGGGCGCGAGGCCAAGGCGATCATGGAGGCCGGCCAGCTGGTGCCGGACGAGCTCATGATCAAGATGATCGGCGAGCGGATCGACCAGCCGGACTGCGCCAAGGGGTTTATTCTGGACGGCTTTCCCCGGACGCTCGAGCAGGCCAGGGCGCTCGACCGCCTGCTCGAGGAGAAGGGCCTCAAGCTCGACCGGGTGGTCGAGATGAAGGCCGACGAGGACGAGCTGGTCCACCGCATTGCGGGACGCTTCACCTGCGCCAGCTGTGGCGCCGGCTACCACGACAGCTTTCAGAAGCCGGCCAAGGAGGGTGTCTGCGACGCCTGCGGTGGAACCAAGTTCACGCGCCGGGCCGACGACAACGAAGAGACGGTACGCAAGCGTCTGGTCGCCTACCGGGCCCAGACCGAACCCATCCTGCCTTATTACGCCGATCAGGGGATCCTGGCCCAGATCGATGGCATGGCGGAAATCGACGAGGTAACGAGGCAGATCGAGGCTATTCTGGACCGGTGA